From the genome of Corallococcus macrosporus DSM 14697:
AGAACGTCCACAAGTCCTTCGGCGCGCAGCACGTGCTGCGGGGGGTGGACCTGGTGGTTCCCACGGGCACCACGTGCGTGCTGCTGGGCGTGTCGGGCTCCGGGAAGACGGTGCTGATGAAGCACCTGGACGGCCTGCTGCGCCCGGACCGCGGCACGGTGCGCGTGGACGGCGAGGACCTGGCCTGGCTGGACGCGGCGGGGATGGAGCGCGTGCGCCGCAAGCTGGGCATCCTCTTCCAGGGCGGCGCCCTCTTCGACTCGCTCACCGTCGAGGACAACGTCGCCTTCCCGCTCCGCGAGCGGCTCCATCTGGTGGAGCGCGAGGTGCGCGAGCGCGTGCGGCGTGTGCTGGCCCTGGTGGAGTTGGAGGACGCGGCGAAGCTGCGGCCCGGCGAGCTGTCCGGCGGCATGCTCAAGCGCGCCGCCTTTGCCCGCGCGGTGGTGCTGGAGCCGAAAATCCTCCTCTATGACGACCCCACCGCGGGCTTGGATCCGCTGCGGACCCGGTCCGTGGTGGACGTCATCCTCACCGGCAAGCACCGGCTCCAGGCCTCGGCGCTCGTCATCACCCCGGACGTGGCCTCCGCCTTCCAGGTGGCGGACAGCCTGGCGCTGCTCCATGAAGGACGCATCATCGAGCACGCCGCGCCGGAGGCCTTCCGCCAGTCCCAGCACCCCGCCGTTCAAGCCTTCCTCCACGACTGGCTGTCGCGCCGCGCTCGCGCCTCCAGGCACCCGCCGGCCCTCCCGCGTTGAGCCGTGAGCTGTTGACCGGGGGACACTCATCCCGTCCCGCCGCTGGATGGAATCGAGCCTGCAAGTCATGCAATATCGGAAATTCCGGTGTCCTGTCCGCACCGGAAGCGCCGACCGACGGACCCACGCATCCGGGGGGATGCCACATGCCCAATCTGCTCGACATGCCTCGACAGGCATTGATGGACCTGCGTTCACGGCTCAGCCATTCCACGCTGGTGTCCCAGTTGCCACGCAACGTGGTGCCGGACAGCCTGTCCCTGTCCAGTCCCGCGCCGCAGGACTACACGCTCGCGGACCCGGAGCGGGTGGAGGCCTGGCGCAGGGCCTGCGAGCGCTATGTGCGGCCGGGGCAGGTCGTCATGGACGCGTGTACCGGCACGGGCCTGCGGACCTTCCTGGCCGCCAGCCGCCGTCCGAAGAAGCTCTACGCGGTGGATGGCTCCCGGCTGCTGGACACGGCGCAGTGGGTGGCGCGGCGCAACGGGATGGAGAACATCGACTTCGTGCGCGCGCAGCCCTGGCAGTTCCAACTGCCGGAGAAGGTGGACGTGCTGCTGCATGAGCTGCTGGGGGACGCCCTCTTCGACGCGGGGCTGGTGCCGCGCGTGCTGGACCTGCGCAACCGGGTGTTGAAGCCGGGCGGCCGCATCCTGCCCAACCGCTTCGAGGTCTTCGTGGAGCCGGTGCAGCTCCGGGACGAGGCGTGCATCCCCTTCATCTGGAGCCAGCGCTTCCCCAGCGTGGACTATAGCTGCCTGCAGACGCTGCGCGAGGCGATGAACCCGTCCTACTTCACGCGAGTCATCCGCTCCTACGAAGTGGACCACCTGTTGTGTGACCCGGAGCCCGCCTTCGCCTTCGACCTGGAGACGATGGTGGCGGATGGCCTCCCGCACCGCGTGCGCTACTCGCGGCCGGTGGTGGAGGAGGGCCGCGTGGATGGCTTCTGCCTCTTCTACAAGGTGGCCTTCGACGCGGAGCTGGCCTTCAACGTGTCGCCGCTGCGGGGGCAGAACCACGCGGGGATGATGCTCTTGCGCGTGGACTCGCGGGAGTTCGAGCGCTTCGACACGCTGTCCTTCGAGCTGGAGCTGGTGGAGCCCGCCGACGTGCGCACCTGGCGCTGGCAGTTCACCTGAGCGCAGTGCACCCGCCCGCAGTGCTGGCGGGTGGACAGCTCCCGCCAGCGGGAGGCTCCGCGGGCGAGGAGGGCGTGACTAGCTTGCGCGGAAGGCATGTCCTCTTCCCGACTCGTCGTCCTGTTCCTGGCGCTGGGCGCCGCGCTGCCGTCCGCCGCCCAGACGTCCTCGCCGCAGCGTCCGCGCACCGTGGCGGGCGTGTGCGGCGCCACCAACTGGGCCTGCGTGGCCGAGTGCATCGACGCCGAGTGCGTCGACACCTGCATGCGTCAGGACTGTGAGCAGGCGCTGGAGCGGCTCAAGGCCTGTACCCAGCGCGCGGGCTGCGCGCCGAACGACGCGCGGTGCGGGCCCCGGGCGTGCCTGCCCGTCTGCCAGCGCTCCTTCGAGCCGGCCCCGCCCAGCCCCGAGAAGGAAGTCCCCGCGCCGTGCGAGGGCGTGACGGCCCAGGGCGCGCCGCCGCCCAAGGACCTGGTGGGGACCTGGACGCTGGTGGCCGCGAGCCTCCCGGAGGAAGAGGAGGTCCGGGAGGAGCGCATCGAGGCGCAGCCGCGCTCGGACTACGCGCGCTCGTTGCAGGTGACGCCGTCGGGCTGCTTCGTGCTGCGCACCTCGTTGGAGGCCGCGACGCTGGGGCAGGGCAACTCGCTGGTGGTCCGCGCCTGGGGCACGCTGGAGCTGTCGGGCGAGGACCGGGTGCGGCTGCGCACGCGGGACGGACAGGCGGTGGGCCCGGTGTGCGGCGACAAGCGGGTGATTCCCCTGACGGGGCCGAAGCTGAAGTTCAAGGGCGGCGCCTATGTCTGGGACTTGGAGGAGGGCGTCCTGACGCTCATGGTGGACGACAAGACGAAGCAGACCTTCCAGTTCGAACGGGCCACCCCGGAGGCCGGAAAGAAGTAGAACGGCCTCCACCGGGAGGTCGTGAGGCATGGCGGCGCAGGAGCGGATGTCGAGCGTGGATGCGCTGTGGTTCCACATGGAGGAGCCCGCCAACCTGATGATGATTACCGCCGTGCTCTGGTTCGAGGGCCGGCTGGACTTCGAGCGGTTGAAGGCCGTGGTGCGGGAGCGGCTGGTGGAGCGCTACCCCCGCTTCCGCCAGCGCGCGGTGGCCGGACTCGTGGGGCTGCCGCACTGGGAGGACGTCCCGGCGCTGGATTTGGACGCGCACCTGTCGCGGCTCGACGTGCCTCCGCCCGGGGACCGCGCGGTGTTGGAGTCCCTGGTGGGGCAGTGGATGAGCACGCCCCTGGAGCGCTCGCGGCCGCTGTGGCAGTTCCACGTCATGTCGGCGGCGGACGGGCGGGACGTGCTGCTGGCGCGGCTGCACCACAGCCTGGCGGACGGCATGGCCCTGGCGCGCGTGCTGCTGACGCTCACGGATGGGGCGGAGGCGGAGCTGGCCGCCGAGGCGCCCGAGCCGCCGTCCCGTCCCGCTCCCGGTGGGCTCGTCAGCTGGGTGCGCGGCGCGCGGGCGGTGGCGGGCACGGCGCGGGCCGTGTGGCGCAAGGGCGCGGAGCTGGCCGCCGAGCCGATTCTCGCGGGGGACCTGCTGGTGAAGGGCGCGCGCGGCGCCGCGGCCATGGGCAAGCTGCTCGTGACTCCGCCCGACCCGCGCACCTCGCTGCGAGGACCGCTGGGCACGCAGAAGCGCGCCGCCTGGTCGGACCCGGTGCCGCTGGAGCGGGTGAAGGCCGTGGGCCGGGCGCTGGGCGGCACGGTGAATGACGTGCTGCTGGCGGCGGTGACGGGCGCGCTGCGGCGCTACCTGGAGTCGCGGGGCGAGCCGCCGGAGGACCTGCACGCGCTGGTGCCGGTGAATCTGCGGCCCCTGGACGTGCCCGTGCCTCGCGAGCTGGGCAACCACTTCGGCGTCGTCTTCCTCCGGCTGCCCGTGCACCTGGGCACGCCCACGCGCCGGCTGCGGGAGCTGACCCGGCGGATGGAGCGGCTGAAGCGCTCACCGGAGGCGGTGCTGACCTTCGGCGCGCTGGAGGTGCTGGGGTACACGCCCGCGGCCCTGGAGCGGTGGGTGGTGGACACCTTCGGCTCCAAGGCGTCGCTGATTGCCACCAACGTGCCCGGCCCGCGCGCGGCGGTGTCCCTGGCGGGGAGCCGGCTGGAGGGCCTGACGTTCTGGGTTCCCCAGACGGGGCACCTGGGCCTGGGGGTGAGCCTCTTCAGCTACGCCGGCCAGGTGACGGTGGGCGTGGCGGCGGACGCGGGCCGGGTGCCGGACCCGCATGCGCTCATCCAGGCCTTCCATGAGGAGCTGGACGCGCTCGCGAGCGAGCGGGACTGAGTCCACCGCCGGGGCTCCGCCGCGGCGCTGTCAGAACGACGTCGCTCGTGCGGCGCGCTCGGTGCGGTCGACGTCCGCCGCGATGAACGCCAGCTTCTGCCGAATCCCGTCCACCGCGTCTCCACCGAGCGGCAGGCGCAGCGGGGCGTCAGGACTCGCGGGCCGCGCGACCTCGTCCACGATGGCCCGCGCGCCCTTGGCGGGGTCCCCCGGCTGCTGGCCCGCGGTCTGCGTCACCCACGCACGCACCGCTCCCGAGGTCTGTGCGTAGGCTGGATGTTCGGGCATGCGCCGGAACGCGTCGCCGAACAGTGAGGTTCGGAAGGTGCCGGGCTCGACAATCAGCACGCGCACGCCGTGGGGGCGCAGCTCGTGAGCGAGGCACTCCGAGTGCCCTTCGAGCGCGTGCTTGGCGGCGCAATACGCGCCGAAGCCGGGCGAGGTGCCAAGGCCGGCCATGCTGGTGATTTGCACGAGCGTCCCCGCTCCGCGCGCGCGCATGTGCGGCACCACTTCACGCGTGAGCCGCACGGCGCCGAAGAACATCAGCTCCAGGGTGTCACGCAGGGCTTCCTCGCTCGTCTCCTCGACGGCGCCGATGATGCTGAACCCCGCGTTGTTGACGAGCACGTCGATGCGACCGAAGCGCGCGAGCGCGCTCGCCACGGCGGCCTGTGCACCGGTGGGGTGGGTGACGTCGAGGGCGAGCGCGAGGACGCGGTCGGGCGCGAGGGCGACGAGGTCGGCGAGTGACTCGGGCTTCCGGGCCGTCGCCACGACGGCGTCGCCGCGGGAAAGGGCCTCGCGGACGATGGCGCGGCCGAAGCCGGACGAGGCGCCTGTGATGAACCAGACCTTGAGGGAAGAAGGGGCGTCGAGGGTCATGTGCGGCTCCTGGGGTGTGCCGCAGAACCTAAACGCGAGGTGCCGCGCGGATTAGCGCGGGGCTTCGCCATGGAGTTGTTAGACGTGCTAACAAATGCCCATGCGCGAAGACTTCGCCGGGTTGAGAGAGCTCCTGCTGGTGGCGGAGAAGCGCAGCTTCACGGCGGCCGCGGCGGAGTTGCGAGTGACGCCCTCCGCGGTGAGTCAGGCCATCGGCGCGCTCGAGGAGCGGCTGCATGCCCGGCTGGTCCAGCGCACGACCCGCAGCGTGAGCCTGACGGAGGCAGGGGCGCGTTTCGTCGCCGAGCTCCGGCCCGCCATGGAGGGGATTCGCGGTGCCTTCGCGACGCTCGAAAGCGCGAGAGGCCGGCCCACCGGGACGCTGCGCCTCAATGTCCCGCGCTTGGCGTTCGGCCCTGTCATCAAGCCGATGCTGGCGCGCTTCCTCACCGCGCACCCCGAGCTGCGCATCGACGTCACGCTCGACGACGGCCTGCGCGACATCGTCGCGGAGGGCTACGACGCCGGCATCCGCCTGGGAGAGCGCGTGGACCGTGACATGGTCGCCGTGCCTGTCACCGGTGACATGCGCATGGCCGTGGTGGGCTCGCCCGCCTACTTCGACGCGCATCCGCATCCCCGGCATCCGCGCGACCTGGCGGCGCATGACTGCGTCAACTACCGGCACGCCACGAGCCGCAACATCGCCCGCTGGGAGTTCGAGGTGGACGGGCGCGAACTCACCGTCGCGGTCAACGGGCGCGTCATCACCAATGACAACGAGGTGATGGTGCTCGCGGCGCTCGACGGGCAGGGGCTCGCGTACGTCATGGAGCACACCGTGACGGAGCACCTCGCCGCGAAGCGGCTCGTCCGGGTGCTCACGCGCTACTGCCCGAGCTTCCCGGGCCTCTACCTCTACTATCCCAACCGGAAGAACCTGGCCCTGAAGCTGCGCGCGCTCATCGACTTCCTGCGCGCGCGCCCTTGAGGGACGCTACAGCAGGCCGTACTCCTCCAGCTTGTTGTAGAGCGTGCGCCGGCTGATGCCGAGCAGCCGCGCCGCCAGCGTCCGGTTGTCACCCGCGCGGCGCAGCGCGTCCGCCATGGCCTGGCGCTCCATCTCCTTGCGCTGGGACTCCAGCGTCCGGGCCGAATCCGCGGTGGGCGCGGGCTGGGGCTCGGCGGGGCTCGCCGCGCTCACGGGCACGCTCAACGAGGGCGCGGGAGACAGCCCCGGCTGCCGCGCCAGCTCGTGAAGGACCTCCTGGCCGCCAAGCACCTGCGTGTCCGACAGCACCACCAGGCGCTCCAGGAAGTTCTGGAGCTGGCGCACGTTGCCCGGCCACGGCTGGGCCCGCAGCGCCGCGAGCCCGTCGGGCGTGAGGGTGAAGGGCGGGCGCCCGTTCGTCTTCGCGTGGACTTCCAGGAAGTGCAGCGCCAGCGGCTCGATGTCGTCCGGGCGCTCGCGCAGGGCGGGCAGCCACACGGGCACCACGTTGAGGCGGTAGAAGAGGTCCTCGCGGAAGCGGCCCTCCTTCACGCGCTCCTCCAGCGGCTGGTGCGTGGCCGCCACGAAGCGGACGTCCACCTTCACCGTCTGCGTGCCGCCCAGCCGCTCCAGCTCGCGCTCCTGGATGACGCGCAGCAGCTTCACCTGGACGGCGGGGGAGATGTCGCCCACCTCGTCGAGGAACAGCGTGCCGCCGTGGGCCAGCTCCACGCGCCCGGGCTTGCGCGTGGCCGCCCCCGTGAAGGCGCCCTTCTCGTAGCCGAACAGCTCGCTCTCCAGCAGGGTGTCCGGCAGCGCCGCGCAGTGCAGCTTCACGAAGGGGCCGTCCCGCCGGGGGCTGGCGTCGTGGACCGCCTTGGCCGCCAGCTCCTTGCCCGTGCCGGACTCGCCGCGCAGCAGCACCGTGGCCGTGCCCGCGGCCGCCTTCGCCAGCACGGCCTGCACGTCCGCCATGGCCCGGCTCTGGCCAATGAAGCCGCCGGTGGAGCGCGGCTGCTGGCGCCCCGCTTCACCTTGCGCGCGCAGCAGCGCCTTGCGGACGGTGAAGAGAATCTCCTCCCGGTCGAAGGGCTTGAGCACGAAGTCCGCGGCGCCCGCCTTCATCGCCTCCACCGCCAGCGGCACCGTGCCATGCGCGGTGAGGAGGATGACGGGCACGTCCGGCCAGCCGCGCGACACCTCCGCGAGCACCTGGAGGCCATCCATGCCCGGCATGCGCACGTCGCTCACCACCACGTCCACCGGCTTGCTCGCCAGCAGCGCCAGGGCCTCCTGCCCGTCGCGCGCCGCGTGCGTCGTCAGGCCCGCCTGCGTCAGCAGGGCGCCCAGCACCTTGGCCACGGCCGGGTCGTCGTCGACCAGCAGCACCGTGCCTTTCAATGACTCGTTCACGCGGCTTCTCCCACGCCCGCGCCGCCCAGGCTTGCGTCGGTGGCGGGCAGGCGCATCCGGACCACCGTACCGCGCCCCTCCCGGCTTGTCAGGAGCACCTCGCCGCCGTGCGCCTCCACCACGCGCCGGACGAAGGCCAGCCCCAGGCCGCTGCCTGACGCCTTGGTGGTGAAGAAGTCGTCGAAGGCGCGCTCGCGCGTGCGGGCGTCCATGCCCTGGCCGGTGTCCTCCACCTCCAGCGCCACGCCCGCGCCGTCCCGCAGCGCGCGCACGGTGAGGGTGCCACCCTCCGGCATCGCCTCGCAGGCGTTGCGCACCAGGTTCTCCAGCGCGTTGGCCAGCAGGTCCTGGTCTCCCGCGCAGGGCGGCAGGCCGGGCGTCAGCTCGCGGACGATGGCGACCCTGCCCGGACTGGCGAAGGCCTGGAGCGACAGCACGCCCTCCACCAGCCGGCGCAGGTCCACCGGCTGGGGCAGGGGCTCCACGCGCGCCAGCCGCTGGTACGTGTCCACCACCCGGTCCAGCCGCTCCACCTGCTCCAGCAGCAGGTCCAGGAACTCGCCGTGCCCGTCCCACGGCCGCCCGCGCGCGTGCTCCTCCTTGAGGTACTGCGCGGCGCCCTTCATCGCGGCGATGGGGTTCTTCAAATCGTGCGCCATCTGCGCGGAGAAGCGGCCCAGCGTGGCCAGCCGCTCCAGGCGCTCGCTCCGGCTGACGTAGGCGGTGACGCCCCGGCGCGTCGCCGCCACCAGGGCGAAGGTCACCGCCGTGGTGCAGATGATGAGCGTGCCCGCCTGCGCGACGAAGAGCCGCACCACGGCGAGGTAGGCCAGCACGCCCAGCCCCGCGATGCCCGCCGCGTGCAGCGCCAGCCGGGGCGCGCCCGGGTCGTCTCCGAAGAGGCCGAAGCGCAGCGCCGCGGTGGCCATGACCGGCAGGCCCAGGAGCGTGCCCACGTGGCCCAGCCGCACCACCTCCAAACCCAGCTCCGCCGCCAGCTCCGTCATCAGCAGCGCCACCACCAGCGTGAGCCCCAGCAGCACCAGCCCCGCGCGGGCGCGCTCGTCCGGGTGCCGCGAGCGCAGCACGTGCAGGCCCAGGAGGGCGAAGCCCGCGCCCAGGGTGGGGATGGCCAGCGCGGTGACGACCAGCCCGAAGCGCAGCGTGAGCAGGTGCGCCTCCAGGGTGGGCGCGCCCAACGCCACCAGCATGGCCACGGCCAGCACGCCGAAGAGGGCATAGGCGCCGTACATCGCCCACGCCAGGCTCCGCCGCCGTCCCACGAAGGACAGGATGAAGTGCAGCGCGCACGGCACCGTCATCAGGCCCGCGGTGAAGCCCACCAGCCGCCAGCCGTCCTCGTCCGCGCGCACCAGCGCGAAGCCGGAGAAGTTCCACGTCGACAGGGCGATGGACAGCAGGGACAGCGGCAGGGCCAGCGGGCTCTTGCCCACGCGCGCCAGCGCCAGCCCCGCCAGGGCGAGCTGGCCCGCGCAGGCCAGGAGGCTGATCCACATCCCACCCGTCATGGGGCGCTCCGATGCAGCGGGGGACTAGAGCATGCCCAGCCGGCGCGCGTTGGCCGGCTCCACCGCCGCGGCTTCCCAGCGGCGCACGGCCTGCTCGCGCTCGGCCTCGGGGGCATCCGCGTAGTAGCCCAGCGTGTCGTGCAGCGCGCGGCTCAGCTCCTCGATGGCCGCCAGCCTCACGTCCAGCTCCCGGTGGCGCAGCGCGGCGACGAGCCAGTCCGCGCGGCGGCGGCTGCGGTTCTCCGCCCACCAGGCCGACCACGGACGCGGATCCAACCCCAGGGTGGCGCGCGTCACTTCCCGCAGCGCCTCCGCGGCGGCCTGGGCGCACATCTCGTCGTCGCCGCCGGTGAGGCGGATGAGGCCTTCAATCGCGTCGCGGTCATGCAGCGTGCCCAGGGCCCGCGCGGCCAGCGAGCGGCGCAGCGGGTCGCGGCTGTTCAGCTCGTGGCGCAGGTCGCGCAGGGCGGCGTCCAGCCGGGGGAGCTGCTTGAGCGCGGCGGCGGCCACGCGCGCGGCGCTGGAGATGTCCGGCTCCAGGTCGAAC
Proteins encoded in this window:
- a CDS encoding ABC transporter ATP-binding protein, which produces MAEPAQRNAIELENVHKSFGAQHVLRGVDLVVPTGTTCVLLGVSGSGKTVLMKHLDGLLRPDRGTVRVDGEDLAWLDAAGMERVRRKLGILFQGGALFDSLTVEDNVAFPLRERLHLVEREVRERVRRVLALVELEDAAKLRPGELSGGMLKRAAFARAVVLEPKILLYDDPTAGLDPLRTRSVVDVILTGKHRLQASALVITPDVASAFQVADSLALLHEGRIIEHAAPEAFRQSQHPAVQAFLHDWLSRRARASRHPPALPR
- a CDS encoding class I SAM-dependent methyltransferase; the protein is MPNLLDMPRQALMDLRSRLSHSTLVSQLPRNVVPDSLSLSSPAPQDYTLADPERVEAWRRACERYVRPGQVVMDACTGTGLRTFLAASRRPKKLYAVDGSRLLDTAQWVARRNGMENIDFVRAQPWQFQLPEKVDVLLHELLGDALFDAGLVPRVLDLRNRVLKPGGRILPNRFEVFVEPVQLRDEACIPFIWSQRFPSVDYSCLQTLREAMNPSYFTRVIRSYEVDHLLCDPEPAFAFDLETMVADGLPHRVRYSRPVVEEGRVDGFCLFYKVAFDAELAFNVSPLRGQNHAGMMLLRVDSREFERFDTLSFELELVEPADVRTWRWQFT
- a CDS encoding WS/DGAT/MGAT family O-acyltransferase, whose product is MAAQERMSSVDALWFHMEEPANLMMITAVLWFEGRLDFERLKAVVRERLVERYPRFRQRAVAGLVGLPHWEDVPALDLDAHLSRLDVPPPGDRAVLESLVGQWMSTPLERSRPLWQFHVMSAADGRDVLLARLHHSLADGMALARVLLTLTDGAEAELAAEAPEPPSRPAPGGLVSWVRGARAVAGTARAVWRKGAELAAEPILAGDLLVKGARGAAAMGKLLVTPPDPRTSLRGPLGTQKRAAWSDPVPLERVKAVGRALGGTVNDVLLAAVTGALRRYLESRGEPPEDLHALVPVNLRPLDVPVPRELGNHFGVVFLRLPVHLGTPTRRLRELTRRMERLKRSPEAVLTFGALEVLGYTPAALERWVVDTFGSKASLIATNVPGPRAAVSLAGSRLEGLTFWVPQTGHLGLGVSLFSYAGQVTVGVAADAGRVPDPHALIQAFHEELDALASERD
- a CDS encoding SDR family NAD(P)-dependent oxidoreductase; protein product: MTLDAPSSLKVWFITGASSGFGRAIVREALSRGDAVVATARKPESLADLVALAPDRVLALALDVTHPTGAQAAVASALARFGRIDVLVNNAGFSIIGAVEETSEEALRDTLELMFFGAVRLTREVVPHMRARGAGTLVQITSMAGLGTSPGFGAYCAAKHALEGHSECLAHELRPHGVRVLIVEPGTFRTSLFGDAFRRMPEHPAYAQTSGAVRAWVTQTAGQQPGDPAKGARAIVDEVARPASPDAPLRLPLGGDAVDGIRQKLAFIAADVDRTERAARATSF
- a CDS encoding LysR family transcriptional regulator, translating into MREDFAGLRELLLVAEKRSFTAAAAELRVTPSAVSQAIGALEERLHARLVQRTTRSVSLTEAGARFVAELRPAMEGIRGAFATLESARGRPTGTLRLNVPRLAFGPVIKPMLARFLTAHPELRIDVTLDDGLRDIVAEGYDAGIRLGERVDRDMVAVPVTGDMRMAVVGSPAYFDAHPHPRHPRDLAAHDCVNYRHATSRNIARWEFEVDGRELTVAVNGRVITNDNEVMVLAALDGQGLAYVMEHTVTEHLAAKRLVRVLTRYCPSFPGLYLYYPNRKNLALKLRALIDFLRARP
- a CDS encoding sigma-54-dependent transcriptional regulator, producing the protein MNESLKGTVLLVDDDPAVAKVLGALLTQAGLTTHAARDGQEALALLASKPVDVVVSDVRMPGMDGLQVLAEVSRGWPDVPVILLTAHGTVPLAVEAMKAGAADFVLKPFDREEILFTVRKALLRAQGEAGRQQPRSTGGFIGQSRAMADVQAVLAKAAAGTATVLLRGESGTGKELAAKAVHDASPRRDGPFVKLHCAALPDTLLESELFGYEKGAFTGAATRKPGRVELAHGGTLFLDEVGDISPAVQVKLLRVIQERELERLGGTQTVKVDVRFVAATHQPLEERVKEGRFREDLFYRLNVVPVWLPALRERPDDIEPLALHFLEVHAKTNGRPPFTLTPDGLAALRAQPWPGNVRQLQNFLERLVVLSDTQVLGGQEVLHELARQPGLSPAPSLSVPVSAASPAEPQPAPTADSARTLESQRKEMERQAMADALRRAGDNRTLAARLLGISRRTLYNKLEEYGLL
- a CDS encoding sensor histidine kinase; the protein is MTGGMWISLLACAGQLALAGLALARVGKSPLALPLSLLSIALSTWNFSGFALVRADEDGWRLVGFTAGLMTVPCALHFILSFVGRRRSLAWAMYGAYALFGVLAVAMLVALGAPTLEAHLLTLRFGLVVTALAIPTLGAGFALLGLHVLRSRHPDERARAGLVLLGLTLVVALLMTELAAELGLEVVRLGHVGTLLGLPVMATAALRFGLFGDDPGAPRLALHAAGIAGLGVLAYLAVVRLFVAQAGTLIICTTAVTFALVAATRRGVTAYVSRSERLERLATLGRFSAQMAHDLKNPIAAMKGAAQYLKEEHARGRPWDGHGEFLDLLLEQVERLDRVVDTYQRLARVEPLPQPVDLRRLVEGVLSLQAFASPGRVAIVRELTPGLPPCAGDQDLLANALENLVRNACEAMPEGGTLTVRALRDGAGVALEVEDTGQGMDARTRERAFDDFFTTKASGSGLGLAFVRRVVEAHGGEVLLTSREGRGTVVRMRLPATDASLGGAGVGEAA